A single Acetivibrio cellulolyticus CD2 DNA region contains:
- the adhE gene encoding bifunctional acetaldehyde-CoA/alcohol dehydrogenase yields the protein MNKAYEIIENVETLEKAIKRLKDAQSIFATYTQEQVDKIFLAAAMAANKARISLAKMAVEETGMGIVEDKVIKNHYAAEYIYNAYKNTKTCGIIEEDKSFGIKKVAEPIGVIAAVIPTTNPTSTAIFKTLIALKTRNAIIISPHPRAKNSTIAAAKIVLEAAVAAGAPEGIIDWIDVPSLELTNMVMKEADIILATGGPGMVKAAYSSGKPAIGVGAGNTPAIIDDTADILLAVNSIIHSKTFDNGMICASEQSVIVLEGAYKEVKKEFSDRGCYFLNKDETEKVRKTIIINGALNAKIVGQSAHTIAKLAGVDVPAATKILIGEVSSVELSEEFAHEKLSPVLAMYKAKDFEDALDKAEKLVADGGFGHTSSLYVNAVTENAKIDKFAQRMKTCRILVNTPSSHGGIGDLYNFKLAPSLTLGCGSWGGNSVSENVGVKHLLNIKTVAERRENMLWFRVPEKVYIKKGCLPVALDELKNVMGKKKAFIVTDTFLYNNGYTKAITDKLDEMGIMHKTFFDVAPDPTLACAKAGAKEMTAFQPDTIIAIGGGSAMDAAKIMWVMYEHPEVDFMDMAMRFVDIRKRVYTFPKMGEKAYFIAVPTSAGTGSEVTPFAVITDEKTGVKYPLADYELMPKMAIVDADMMMNAPKGLTSASGIDALTHALEAYASMLATDYTDSMALRSLKMIFEYLPKAYDNGQNDPVAREKMANAATMAGMAFANSFLGVCHSMAHKLGAFHHLPHGIANALLIDEVLRFNAVEVPVKMGTFSQYDHPHTLARYAEIADYLGIKGKNNEEKLENLIKAIDELKEKVGIKKTIKDYGIDEKVFLERLDDMVEQAFDDQCTGANPRYPLMSEIKEMYLNAYYGGAR from the coding sequence ATGAACAAAGCATACGAAATTATAGAAAATGTAGAAACACTTGAAAAAGCAATAAAGCGTTTGAAAGATGCGCAAAGCATTTTTGCAACGTATACACAGGAGCAGGTTGATAAAATCTTTCTTGCAGCTGCTATGGCTGCTAACAAAGCAAGAATCAGCCTTGCAAAAATGGCTGTAGAAGAAACAGGTATGGGTATTGTGGAAGATAAAGTTATCAAAAACCACTATGCAGCCGAGTACATTTACAACGCATATAAGAATACCAAAACTTGCGGTATTATAGAGGAAGATAAGTCATTTGGCATTAAAAAGGTAGCAGAACCAATTGGTGTTATTGCAGCGGTTATTCCTACAACCAATCCTACATCAACTGCTATTTTTAAAACTCTGATTGCATTAAAAACAAGAAATGCAATTATTATAAGCCCACATCCAAGAGCTAAGAATTCGACAATTGCAGCAGCAAAAATTGTTTTAGAGGCAGCAGTTGCAGCAGGTGCTCCTGAAGGAATTATTGACTGGATTGATGTGCCGAGCCTTGAACTTACAAATATGGTAATGAAAGAGGCGGATATAATCCTTGCAACAGGCGGCCCGGGAATGGTTAAAGCGGCTTACTCATCAGGTAAACCTGCAATTGGCGTTGGAGCAGGTAATACTCCTGCAATTATTGATGACACGGCTGATATTCTTCTCGCAGTAAACTCAATTATCCATTCAAAAACCTTCGATAATGGTATGATTTGTGCCTCTGAACAGTCAGTTATTGTTTTAGAAGGCGCATATAAAGAAGTTAAAAAGGAGTTTTCCGACAGAGGCTGCTATTTCCTGAACAAGGATGAAACCGAAAAGGTAAGGAAAACAATTATCATAAACGGTGCATTAAATGCAAAAATCGTAGGGCAATCAGCACATACAATTGCAAAGCTTGCAGGTGTTGATGTACCCGCAGCCACAAAAATTTTAATAGGTGAAGTTTCAAGTGTTGAGCTTTCCGAGGAGTTTGCACATGAAAAATTATCTCCAGTACTTGCAATGTATAAGGCAAAGGATTTTGAAGACGCTCTTGATAAGGCGGAAAAATTAGTTGCAGACGGTGGGTTTGGTCATACTTCATCTCTCTATGTAAATGCTGTAACAGAAAACGCTAAGATTGATAAGTTCGCACAGAGAATGAAAACCTGTCGTATTTTAGTTAACACTCCGTCATCACATGGCGGTATCGGTGACCTGTATAACTTCAAACTTGCTCCATCACTAACTCTTGGCTGCGGTTCATGGGGAGGAAATTCCGTATCGGAAAATGTTGGAGTTAAGCATTTATTAAACATCAAAACAGTTGCCGAGAGGAGAGAGAATATGCTTTGGTTCAGAGTGCCTGAAAAGGTATACATTAAAAAAGGTTGTCTGCCTGTTGCTTTAGATGAACTTAAAAATGTAATGGGTAAAAAGAAAGCGTTTATTGTTACAGATACCTTCTTATATAATAACGGTTATACAAAAGCAATTACTGATAAACTGGACGAAATGGGAATTATGCATAAAACATTCTTTGATGTAGCTCCCGATCCAACGCTTGCATGTGCTAAGGCAGGGGCTAAAGAGATGACAGCCTTCCAGCCTGATACAATCATTGCTATCGGCGGTGGTTCAGCTATGGATGCAGCTAAAATTATGTGGGTAATGTATGAACATCCGGAAGTTGACTTTATGGATATGGCAATGAGATTTGTAGATATCAGAAAGAGAGTTTACACCTTCCCTAAGATGGGCGAAAAGGCATACTTTATTGCAGTTCCCACATCAGCAGGTACAGGTTCTGAGGTAACACCTTTTGCCGTTATTACAGATGAAAAGACCGGTGTTAAATATCCTCTGGCGGACTATGAGTTAATGCCTAAAATGGCTATTGTAGATGCTGATATGATGATGAATGCACCAAAAGGCCTGACAAGTGCATCGGGTATTGATGCATTAACACACGCTCTTGAGGCATACGCTTCAATGCTTGCTACTGACTATACAGACAGTATGGCACTTCGTTCCTTGAAAATGATATTTGAATATCTCCCGAAAGCGTATGACAACGGACAAAACGATCCTGTTGCAAGAGAAAAGATGGCCAATGCCGCAACAATGGCGGGTATGGCATTTGCAAATTCCTTCTTAGGGGTATGCCATTCGATGGCACATAAGCTTGGTGCATTCCACCATTTGCCACACGGTATTGCAAACGCGCTTTTAATAGATGAAGTATTGAGGTTTAATGCTGTAGAAGTCCCTGTAAAAATGGGCACATTCTCACAGTATGACCATCCGCATACACTTGCACGTTATGCTGAAATTGCCGATTATCTAGGTATCAAGGGCAAGAACAATGAAGAAAAACTTGAAAACCTGATAAAAGCTATTGACGAGCTTAAAGAAAAGGTTGGCATCAAAAAGACTATTAAGGACTATGGTATAGACGAAAAAGTTTTCCTTGAAAGAC